DNA sequence from the Acidobacteriota bacterium genome:
GAACCGACCGGACCGGATCGACCTGGTCGGCTGAGAGTGAACCCGCGCCGTCCGCCGGCCGTGCTCCGCGCGGCGGGACTCTTGCTGGCGGTGGCCCTGGCGACGGAGCCCGCGGACCTGGCGGTGGCGGCCGACGGCGAGACGCTGCCGCCCGATCTCCGCACCCGCACCGACGGCATCGACTGGCCGGCCTTCCTCGGCCCCAACCGGGATTCGAAGTCGCCGGAGACAGGCATTCGGACCGACTGGGCCGGTGGTCTGCCTCTCCTGTGGCACCTGGAACTGGGCGAGGGCTACGCGGCGCCGTCGGTGGCCAGGGGCCGGCTCTTCTACTTCACGCGCTACCGCGACCGGGCGCGCCTGGTCGCGGTTCGCGCCGAGGACGGCAAGGAGCTCTGGCGCTCCGAGTACCCCACGGACTACGAGGACTACTACGGCTACGACGGCGGCCCGCGCACGGCGCCCCTGGTCGACGGGCCGCGGGTCTACTCGGTCGGCGCGGACGGCTTCCTGCGCTGCAACCGCGTCGTCGACGGGGCCGTCCTCTGGGAGCGCGACGTGCACGCGGATTACGGCGTCCAGCAGAACTTCTTCGGCGTCGCGAGTTCACCCTGGATCGAGGACGACCTGCTGATCGTGGCGGTCGGCGGCAGTCCGTCGGGCGCGCCGAACATCCACAGCGGCCGGGTGAAGCCGAACGGCACGGCCCTCGTCGCATTCGACAAGCGAACGGGCGAGGAGCGCTACCGCGTTGGCGACGACCTGGCCAGCTACGCGAGTCCGATCGTCCTCGACTTCGGCGGCAGGCGCCTCGGCTTCCACTTTGCCCGATCCGGCCTGATCGTCTTCGACCCGAAGGCGGGCCGGGAGCTGGACCGCTTCGACTGGCGGGCCCGCCGCTTGACCAGCGTGAACGCGGCGAACCCGGTGATCGTCGACAGCCAGATACTGCTCACGGAGTCCTACGAGAAGGGCGCGGTCCTGCTTGAGTACAACGCCGCCTCCAAGGGCGACTTGAGTGCCTTCCGATCGATCTGGCAGGACGGTCCGCGCAACCAGTCGATCGCGGCGCATTGGAACACGCCCGTCTACCACGAGGGGGTCGTCTACGTCTCGAGCGGCGAGAAGTCGCCGAACGCAGAGCTGCGGGCGGTCGACTGGGCGACCGGCGAGATCCACTGGAGCCAGCCCCGTCTCGCGCGCACCCAGTTGCTCTACGTCGATGGCCACTTCGTCGTGCACAGCGAAGTCGGCGATCTGCTCCTCATCCGGGCGACCCCCGAGAGCTACCAGCAGGTGGGCCACATCCGGCTGCGGGCCGAAGTCGACGGCCGGGCGGTCGACCTGCTGCGTTACCCGGCCTGGGCGGCGCCCGTGCTCTCCCACGGCGTGCTCTACGTGCGTGGTCGAAGCCGGCTGGCCGCTCTGGAACTCATCCCGCCGCCGGAGTAACGCCGGTGGCTCGCGCTTCGATCGTCGTTTCGTGCTCGGCATTCCGCCGGCTTGCGGCCGCCGGCGACTGGCTGCGAGACCGTGGCCGTGGTGACGAGGAGACGCTGCTGCTGGCGGCGTCCCGGGGTGCCGCCGACGATCTGGTTCGCGGCCTGTCTGTGAAAGGCCACGGGATCCTCGGGGTCCACCGCGCCTCGCTCGACCAGTGGGCGCTCCAGACCGCGGCGCTCGAACTGGCTGCCCGTGACCTCAATCCGGTCACAACGCTCGGAACCGAGGCAATGGCCGCCCGTGTCGCCCGCATGGCCCGGACGGCAGGAGAGCTGGAGCGACTTTCGCCGGTGGCTGGGATGCCCGGCTTTGCGCGTTCCCTCGCCGCGACGATCGGCGAGCTGCGAGCGGCCGGCGTTCCGCCCGCCGAACTGCGGCTCGACGACCGAACGCGCGACCTCGATCGACTGCTTCGTCGCTTCGAGGAGGAGATGGACCGCTTCGGCCTCGCGGATATGACAGCCGTGCTGCGGCTCGCCGGCATGGCGATCGCGAAGGCGGACATCGGGGTTCCGCCGGCATCGCTGTGGCTCGACCTGCCGCTCCGAAGCGCCAGCGAGGCCGAAGTGCTGCGGACGCTGGCGGGGCGAAGCAGGGAAGTGCTCGCGACCGTGGCCGCGGGAGACGACGAGGCCTTCGCGTGGCTCGACTCGGTGCTCGAGGAGCGGACGGTGATCGACCTCGACCGGGAAGAACTGGCCGGCGGCGGGGCTTCAGCCGGGCGGCGGCTGGATCGAGTGCAGCGTCGTGTCTTCGAGACGGCCGCCGACACGGCTCCGGCAACTGACGCGGACGTGCCGGCCAACGAGTCCGTCGAACTGTTTTCGGCCGCCGGCGAGGGGCAGGAATGCGTCGAGATTGCCCGGCGCATCCACCGTGCGGCCGCCGCGGGTCTCGCGTTCGACCGGATGGCGATTCTGGTGCGTCAGCCGGCCGGGTACCTCCCTCTGGTTGAGGATGCGCTCGGCCGCGCCGGCATTCCGGCCTACATCACCCGGGGAACGCTGCGTCCGAATCCCGCCGGGCGAGCGTTTCTTGCGCTCCTTGCGTGTGCGGGTGAGAGATTGTCCGCGACTCGCTTCGCCGAGTATCTCTCCCTGGGTCAGACTCCCGAGCCGGCTGCCGGCGGCGCGCCGCCGCGGCGCGAGGTGCCGTGGGTGGAGCCGGCCGGCGAGCAACTCGTGCTCAAGTCTCCCGGTGAGGATTCCGGCTCGGAAGATGGCGCGGACTCCGGCGATGGCGATGCACCGCTTGCAGAGGACGGCGTCGGTGCTGGGGAAGACGCCGCTCCGGCCGGTGCGCTCCGTGTTCCGGCCCAGTGGGAGCGTCTCCTGGTTGATGCGGCCGTGGTCGGCGGGGCCGAGCGCTGGCGAGAGCGCCTCGCGGGTCGGCGTGCGGAGTTCCGGTTGCAGTTGCGCGACGTGGGGGACGAGGACGACGGACGCCGGTCCTACCTGGAGCGCCAAATCGACCGCCTGGAGACGCTGCAGGCCTTCGCGCTGCCCCTGATCCAGTTCCTGGACGATCTGCCGGCGCGGGCCGACTGGGCTCTGTGGCTCGAACGTCTGGGCGAACTCGCCACGATGGCGCTACGGCGCCCGGAGAGCGTGCTCGAGGTGCTCGCCGAGCTGAGGCCCTTGGCGCAGGTCGACGAGGTGGGGCTGGCCGAAGTGGAGCGGATCCTCGGCGAGCGGCTGCGCTTCCGCCGCAGCCGACCGCCGAAGCGGCGATTCGGCCGCGTGTTCGTGGGCGGCGTTGAGGAAACGGCGGGGCGGAGCTTCGATCTCGTGTTCGTTCCGGGTCTGGCCGAAGGCGTGTTCCCGCGGCGGACCGGCGAGGACCCGCTGTTACTCGACGAGCGCCGCGAGGCGCTGCGGCAGGCCGGCTATCGCCTGGCCGGAAACGAGCGCCGCACGTGGAGGGAGCAACTGCTGCTCCGTCTCGCCATCGGGGCGGCGAATCGCCGGTTGGTGGTGTCCTACCCCCGGGTCGACCTGGTGCAGGGACGCGCCCGGGTGCCGTCGCTGTACGCCCTCGACGTGCTCCGCGGCGCCGAGGGAAGGCTGCCGGACCTGGAAGAGCTCGGCCGCCGGGCAGAGGCGGGCGGTGCGGCGGTCGTTGGTTGGCCAGCCCCCAAGAAGCCGGAGGACGCGGTCGACGAGTCCGAGTTCGACCTGGCCCTGTTGCGGCCGTACCTCGGCGCCGGAGCCCCGGTCGCCCAGCGTCGCGGCAGGGCACGCTTTCTCCTCGAGTCGAATGAGCACCTCAAGCGGGCGCTCGAGGCGCGCGGCCGTCGTTGGCGGCGCCCCTGGTTCCCGGTCGACGGTCTCGTGAACGCGAGTCCCGAGGCTCTCGAGGCGCTGGTCGCCCAGCGCACGGGCGCGCGGTCCTACTCGCCGACGGCGCTGCAGCACTATGCCGCCTGTCCCTACCGGTTCTTCCTGCAGGCGGTGCTGCGTCTGTACCCGCGAGACGAGTTCGTTCAACTCGAACGGTTGGACCCGATGACGCGCGGCAGCATCTTCCATGAGATCCAGTTCCGTCTGTTCGGCGTTCTGAAGGAGGCGGACCTCCTGCCGGTGACGGCGGACAACCTGGGGGCGGTCTTCGCGCGGCTCGACGACGTGCTCTACCGGAGCGAGCGCGACTTCCACGACGAACTCGCGCCGCCGATCGAACGGGTGTGGAAAGCGGAGTTCGACAGTTTGCGGGCCGACCTTCGCGGCTGGTTGCGACAGGTGGCGGACGAAGGCGGCCGATGGAAGGCGATCCATGCCGAGCTCTCCTTCGGCCTGAGGCGGTCGGGGGACCGGGATCCCCACAGCAGCCCGGAGCCGGCGGAGGTACTCGACATCGCGCGATTGCGCGGGTCGATCGACCTCGTCGAGGAGGACGCGGCCGGCCGGCTGCGGGTGACGGACCACAAGACGGGTCGCCCGGTCCACGCGCGCGAGGACCTCGTGATCGGCGGCGGCAAGGTTCTCCAGCCCGTTCTCTACAGCCTGGCCGCGGAGCGGGTTCTCGAGCGGGAAGTGGTTTCGGGCCGGCTCTCTTACTGCACTCAGCGCGGCGACTACAGCAACGTGTCCGTGCCGCTCGACGAACGGAGCCGCGGTGCCGCACGCCGGCTGCTGAAAAGGGTGGACGAAGCGCTGGAAACCGGCTTTCTGCCCGCGGCTCCGGGGAAGGACGAGTGTCGCTACTGCGACTACCGGCGCGTGTGCGGCCCATACGAGGAGCTGCGGGTGAAGCGCAAGGACCAGACCCGGCTCGAAGAGCTGAACGCGCTGCGGAGCGAACGATGAGTGCCGTGGAACTGGCGCGGACATCGCCGCCGCCCGACGAAGCCTCCCGCCGGCGGATCCGCGAAGCGCTCGACGAGAGCCAGTTGGTCGAGGCGGCTGCCGGTACGGGCAAGACGACCGTGCTGGTCGAGCGCCTGGTGGCGATCCTGGAGGAAGGCCGTGGCACGGTCGAGGGGCTGGCTGCGGTGACGTTTACCCGCAAGGCGGCGGGCGAACTCAAGCTGCGGCTGCGGCAGGCACTCGATGCGCGTTTGCTCCAGTTGCGAGGCATCGGCGCGGAGAGTGAGCGGCAGGAGAGGTTGGAGAAGGCGATCTCGCGGCTGGAACAGGCGGCGATCGGCACGATCCACTCCCTGTGCGCCGACATGCTGCGTGAGCGACCGGTGGAAGCGGGGGTCGATCCAGGGTTCGGCGAACTGGCGGAAGACGAAGCGCCTCGCCTCTTTGCCCGCAGCTTCGGGCGCTGGATCGAGGAGGAGCTGGAGGCGATGCGGCCGGGGCTGCGGCGGGAACTGGCGCGCTTGATGGTCGGACGCTGGTCGCCCAATCAGTCGGCCCTCGAGCGGCTGCGCGATGCCGCCTGGCGCCTCGTCGACTGGCGTGACTTCGGAGCCGGCTGGCAGCGCCCCGAGTTCGATCGGGAAGCCACGCTTCGGGAGCTTTCCGATCGGGTCGAGCGGCTGGCCGCGCTGGTTCTGCACGGCCGGAAGAGTGACCCGCTGCGAAGAGGCCTTTTGCCCGTCGTCGAGTTGTCCAACTGGATCGTCCGCACCGGGCAACTCGGCGCGGCGTCGCCGGGCCTGAATGGCGCGGGGCCGGCCGCTGGCCGCGAGGCGTTCCTGGACCAGTTGGAGGCGCGGCTCGTCGAGTTGCTGCGCGACCTGAGCGGTTTCCGAAGTCCGCGCAAGGGACGAGGCGGCTTCGCGGAGGGCGTGGGCCGCGACCAGGTCTTCGGACTCTGGCGCCGGCTGGCGGAGCGCCTGCGCGAGTTCGAGCGCCACGCGAACGCCGACCTGGCGGCGCTCCTGAAGGACGAACTGTCGGGTGCCGTCGAGCGCTACGAAGAGGCGAAGACACTGCTCGGCAAGCTCGACTTCCACGACCTGCTGATCAAGGCTCGCGACCTTCTGCGGCACGACCGGGGCGTGCGGCGTCACCTGCAGGCGCGCTACACCCACCTCTTCATCGACGAGTTTCAGGATACGGACCCGCTGCAGGCCGAGATACTGCTCCTGCTGGCGGCCGACGACCCTGATCAGGACGATTGGCGGCGGGTGACGCCGGCCCCTGGAAAGCTGTTCCTGGTCGGCGATCCGAAGCAGTCGATCTACCGTTTCCGCCGGGCGGATGTGGTGCTCTACCAGGAGGTCAAGGAGAGGCTCGCGGCGCGTGGCGTCCAAGTCCTCCATTTGACTACCAGCTTCCGTTCGGTGGCGCCCATCCAGCGGCTGGTCAACGCGGCTTTCGCACCGCTGATGACCGGCGACAAGACGGCCGGAAGCGCCGACTACATTCCCCTTGGAGAGCACCGCGAGGCCATCCCGGGCCAACCCCAGGTCGTCGTGCTGCCGCCCCCCAAGCCCTACGGTTACCGCAACGTCACCCAGAAGAACATCGAGGCATGCCAGCCATACGCGACGGTCGAGTTCGTGCGCTGGCTGATCGAGGAGAGCGGCTGGAAGGTGGAGGTCCCCGATCCGGCGAATCCGGGGCGGCTGCGGCGGATACCGGTCGAGGCCCGGCACGTATGCCTCCTGTTCCGGCGCTTCCTGAGTTGGAATCGGGACACGGCCCGCGACTATGTCCGCGGCCTGGAGGCCTTCGGCATTCCGCACCTCCTGATCGGCGCCCGGTCCTTCCACGAACGGGAGGAAGTGGAGGCGCTTCGATCGGCGCTGACGGCCGTCGAGTGGCCGGACGACCGGCTGTCCGTGTACGCGACGCTTCGCGGATCGCTGTTCGCCTTCGACGACGATCTGCTGCTGCGGTTCAAGACGCGCTACGGGAACTGGCATCCCCTCTACTCGCCGCGCAAGGTCCGGGAGGACGGGGAGCCACCACCGGAATTCGCTTCCCTGGTCGATGTGCTCGACTTTCTCGGAACGCTTCACCGCCGGCGGAACTACCGGCCGATCGTGAACACGGTGCAGGAGATTCTCGCCAAACCGCGCGCGCAGGCGGCCATGGCGCTCCGGCCCGCCGGCAACCAGGTGTTGGGCAACGCGCAGCGCGTCTGCGATCTGGCGCGCCGCTACGAGGTGGCGGGAGGCCGCTCGTTCCGCGGCTTCGTGGAGCAACTGGACGACGAGGCCGAACGGATCGGCAGCACGCAGGCGCCAGTGGTCGAGGAGGACGCGGACGGCGTCCGCGTGATGACGGTCCACACGGCGAAGGGCCTTGAGTTCCCGGTTGTCATCCTGGCGGACATGACCGCCAAGCTGTCGCGCGGGGCGGAGCGGACCATGCGGGCCGACGACGGCCTGTGCGCAACGAAGCTCCTTGGATTGGCTCCTCAGGAGCTGCTCGACGCGGCCGACGTCGAGGACAGGCGGGAGGAGGCCGAGGGTGTCCGTGTCGCGTACGTGGCGGCGACCCGGGCCCGCGATCTGCTCGTCGTGCCGGCGGTGGGCGACGAGAAGCGCCCGGGCTGGATCGAGTGCCTGAACGATGCGGTCTATCCGGGGTCGGAGAACTGGCGGCGTTCGAAACCGGCCGAAGGGTGTCCCGAGTTCGGCGAGCGGTCCGTGTCGGTGCGGCCTTCAGACTACGACCGCATGCCGGAGCAGTCGGTAAGGCCGGGTCGTTACCGCTTCCCGGCAGCGGCCGGACCGGCCGGGACCGCGGACGATGCATCGGGCTACGATGTCGTCTGGTGGGACGCGACCCGCGTGGACCAGCCGCCTCCCTCGAAGTACGGCCTGTTGGGGGAGGATCTCCTGGTCGCGGGCGGCGGCGCCGTCGCCGATGGGAGCCGCGAACGGTTCGAGCGCTGGCGCGACCGGACCGAGGAACTGCTCGAACGGGGAAGCCGTCCAACGGTGAGTCCTGAGGCAGTTACCGACCTGGACTCTAAACCGCCCGGTCCGCTAGCTGAGATAGCCGTCGAAGAACTGGAGCGTGTCCGCGATCGCCCAGGAGGCAGGCGCTTCGGCAGTTTGGTGCACACAGTGCTGCGTGATGCGCCTCTCGATGCCGAGTCGGACCGGATCCGGGAATTGGTGCGGCTCCACGGTGCGCTCTTGGCAGCGACCGAATCCGAGATCGAGGCCGCGATTGCCGCGATAGAGACCGCGCTCGCAAGCGATCCCGCGGTGGCCGCCCGCCGTTCGCGGCGCGTACTGCGCGAGACCCCGTTCTCGCTTCCTCTAGGCGAGCAGATCGTGGAGGGGACGGTCGACCTCGCCTTCCTCGACGACGAGGGTAGGTGGATTGTCGTCGACTGGAAGACCGACCTGGGCGATCTCAATGCGATGCTTCGCGATGACGATCCCGACGACGCCGATCGCATCACGCGTGGCGACGCCTACCGCCGGCAGGTCCGCTGGTACTGCTTCGCGCTGGAGCAGTTGACCGGCAGGCCGGCCTCGGGCCGCCTGGTGTTGCTCTAAGCACAGGCGGAACTTGCTACCGACTAGCTCGCTTGTTCCGATGGTACGTGAGCGCCGCTGCGATGCAGAAGCGAAGCGGGTCTTCCGGCAGTTCGTTACTCTCGTCGAACACGATGGCCCGATTGCCCTCGAATCGCAGCTCGTCCGGAAAAAGGGCGCGGAAGGTCTCGATCAGGCTGGTCCGGCAGTGGAGGTACATCGCGTACCGGGACGGTTGCGCTTTCTTCCAACCGATTCGCACGGTGGTTCCGCTCTTGCTCTGCGAAGTGACGTAGGCCGGCTCGCCCCACTTGAGGGTCTCTTCGATCGGCCCTACGCCGTCCGTGTTCTCGGCCGTCTCGAGGATGAGAGAGCGCAGAACCAGGAGCCTGCTGCGGATGGCGGGCGGGTACGCCTCGAACTTCTCGGCGACGTCCTCGTTTTCAAACGCCTTCATGCGCTTGGCTGATCACACGACCTCGCCGATGTACCGCTCCCGCGCCAGCCGCCAGAAGACGACGAGGAACGCGGTCAGCGGAATCGCCAGAATCATGCCGGCGATGCCATTGAGCGCCGAGCCCCAGAAGAAGACGGCGACGATGATCGCCATCGGGTGCAGCCCGGTGCGGTCGCCCATGATCCGCGGCGTGAGCAGGTAGGCCTCGATCAACTGGACGAGCGCGAAAACGACCAGCACCCAGATGACGAGGTTGAGTCCGCCGCCCTCCTGCCAGTAGCCGATCGGCAGGGCCACCGCCAGGCCGACGATGCTGCCGAGGTAAGGAATGATGTTCAGGAAGCCGAGCGCCAGGCCGAGAACGAGTCCGTAGCGCAGGCCGGCGATGGAGAAACCGATGGCGAACAGCGCCCCCTGGAGAAAGGCGACGA
Encoded proteins:
- a CDS encoding PQQ-binding-like beta-propeller repeat protein translates to MNPRRPPAVLRAAGLLLAVALATEPADLAVAADGETLPPDLRTRTDGIDWPAFLGPNRDSKSPETGIRTDWAGGLPLLWHLELGEGYAAPSVARGRLFYFTRYRDRARLVAVRAEDGKELWRSEYPTDYEDYYGYDGGPRTAPLVDGPRVYSVGADGFLRCNRVVDGAVLWERDVHADYGVQQNFFGVASSPWIEDDLLIVAVGGSPSGAPNIHSGRVKPNGTALVAFDKRTGEERYRVGDDLASYASPIVLDFGGRRLGFHFARSGLIVFDPKAGRELDRFDWRARRLTSVNAANPVIVDSQILLTESYEKGAVLLEYNAASKGDLSAFRSIWQDGPRNQSIAAHWNTPVYHEGVVYVSSGEKSPNAELRAVDWATGEIHWSQPRLARTQLLYVDGHFVVHSEVGDLLLIRATPESYQQVGHIRLRAEVDGRAVDLLRYPAWAAPVLSHGVLYVRGRSRLAALELIPPPE
- a CDS encoding PD-(D/E)XK nuclease family protein produces the protein MARASIVVSCSAFRRLAAAGDWLRDRGRGDEETLLLAASRGAADDLVRGLSVKGHGILGVHRASLDQWALQTAALELAARDLNPVTTLGTEAMAARVARMARTAGELERLSPVAGMPGFARSLAATIGELRAAGVPPAELRLDDRTRDLDRLLRRFEEEMDRFGLADMTAVLRLAGMAIAKADIGVPPASLWLDLPLRSASEAEVLRTLAGRSREVLATVAAGDDEAFAWLDSVLEERTVIDLDREELAGGGASAGRRLDRVQRRVFETAADTAPATDADVPANESVELFSAAGEGQECVEIARRIHRAAAAGLAFDRMAILVRQPAGYLPLVEDALGRAGIPAYITRGTLRPNPAGRAFLALLACAGERLSATRFAEYLSLGQTPEPAAGGAPPRREVPWVEPAGEQLVLKSPGEDSGSEDGADSGDGDAPLAEDGVGAGEDAAPAGALRVPAQWERLLVDAAVVGGAERWRERLAGRRAEFRLQLRDVGDEDDGRRSYLERQIDRLETLQAFALPLIQFLDDLPARADWALWLERLGELATMALRRPESVLEVLAELRPLAQVDEVGLAEVERILGERLRFRRSRPPKRRFGRVFVGGVEETAGRSFDLVFVPGLAEGVFPRRTGEDPLLLDERREALRQAGYRLAGNERRTWREQLLLRLAIGAANRRLVVSYPRVDLVQGRARVPSLYALDVLRGAEGRLPDLEELGRRAEAGGAAVVGWPAPKKPEDAVDESEFDLALLRPYLGAGAPVAQRRGRARFLLESNEHLKRALEARGRRWRRPWFPVDGLVNASPEALEALVAQRTGARSYSPTALQHYAACPYRFFLQAVLRLYPRDEFVQLERLDPMTRGSIFHEIQFRLFGVLKEADLLPVTADNLGAVFARLDDVLYRSERDFHDELAPPIERVWKAEFDSLRADLRGWLRQVADEGGRWKAIHAELSFGLRRSGDRDPHSSPEPAEVLDIARLRGSIDLVEEDAAGRLRVTDHKTGRPVHAREDLVIGGGKVLQPVLYSLAAERVLEREVVSGRLSYCTQRGDYSNVSVPLDERSRGAARRLLKRVDEALETGFLPAAPGKDECRYCDYRRVCGPYEELRVKRKDQTRLEELNALRSER
- a CDS encoding UvrD-helicase domain-containing protein → MSAVELARTSPPPDEASRRRIREALDESQLVEAAAGTGKTTVLVERLVAILEEGRGTVEGLAAVTFTRKAAGELKLRLRQALDARLLQLRGIGAESERQERLEKAISRLEQAAIGTIHSLCADMLRERPVEAGVDPGFGELAEDEAPRLFARSFGRWIEEELEAMRPGLRRELARLMVGRWSPNQSALERLRDAAWRLVDWRDFGAGWQRPEFDREATLRELSDRVERLAALVLHGRKSDPLRRGLLPVVELSNWIVRTGQLGAASPGLNGAGPAAGREAFLDQLEARLVELLRDLSGFRSPRKGRGGFAEGVGRDQVFGLWRRLAERLREFERHANADLAALLKDELSGAVERYEEAKTLLGKLDFHDLLIKARDLLRHDRGVRRHLQARYTHLFIDEFQDTDPLQAEILLLLAADDPDQDDWRRVTPAPGKLFLVGDPKQSIYRFRRADVVLYQEVKERLAARGVQVLHLTTSFRSVAPIQRLVNAAFAPLMTGDKTAGSADYIPLGEHREAIPGQPQVVVLPPPKPYGYRNVTQKNIEACQPYATVEFVRWLIEESGWKVEVPDPANPGRLRRIPVEARHVCLLFRRFLSWNRDTARDYVRGLEAFGIPHLLIGARSFHEREEVEALRSALTAVEWPDDRLSVYATLRGSLFAFDDDLLLRFKTRYGNWHPLYSPRKVREDGEPPPEFASLVDVLDFLGTLHRRRNYRPIVNTVQEILAKPRAQAAMALRPAGNQVLGNAQRVCDLARRYEVAGGRSFRGFVEQLDDEAERIGSTQAPVVEEDADGVRVMTVHTAKGLEFPVVILADMTAKLSRGAERTMRADDGLCATKLLGLAPQELLDAADVEDRREEAEGVRVAYVAATRARDLLVVPAVGDEKRPGWIECLNDAVYPGSENWRRSKPAEGCPEFGERSVSVRPSDYDRMPEQSVRPGRYRFPAAAGPAGTADDASGYDVVWWDATRVDQPPPSKYGLLGEDLLVAGGGAVADGSRERFERWRDRTEELLERGSRPTVSPEAVTDLDSKPPGPLAEIAVEELERVRDRPGGRRFGSLVHTVLRDAPLDAESDRIRELVRLHGALLAATESEIEAAIAAIETALASDPAVAARRSRRVLRETPFSLPLGEQIVEGTVDLAFLDDEGRWIVVDWKTDLGDLNAMLRDDDPDDADRITRGDAYRRQVRWYCFALEQLTGRPASGRLVLL
- a CDS encoding DUF1801 domain-containing protein — protein: MKAFENEDVAEKFEAYPPAIRSRLLVLRSLILETAENTDGVGPIEETLKWGEPAYVTSQSKSGTTVRIGWKKAQPSRYAMYLHCRTSLIETFRALFPDELRFEGNRAIVFDESNELPEDPLRFCIAAALTYHRNKRASR